One Triplophysa dalaica isolate WHDGS20190420 chromosome 11, ASM1584641v1, whole genome shotgun sequence genomic window carries:
- the vwc2 gene encoding brorin: protein MLVERREMLHSAAMTTGLIFVNWLLYTSAWGNPIVSVPEGGEKERLERVLTQSKESALSPSAKQRLEEISNLELEGINGGNKSSARTRSNLSPMRRVSKKNLEAWGEQTEETPTEGANVSVESIDEYAYPDYRGKGCMDETGFVFAIGEKFTPGPSTCPCLCTDEGPFCAQPDCPKLHPRCLRVDTSQCCPQCKEKKNYCEFRGKIYSSLEEFKVSSCEKCRCEPSGEVLCSVSACPQTDCVDPEYEPDQCCPVCKSGPNCYADMAVIPAGREVKINACTICYCTYEEGTWRIERQATCSKNECQPS from the exons ATGctggtggagaggagagagatgcTTCACTCGGCTGCCATGACAACAGGACTTATCTTTGTCAACTGGCTCTTGTACACCAGCGCATGGGGTAACCCCATTGTGTCTGTGCCAGAGGGCGGAGAAAAAGAGCGTTTGGAGCGAGTTTTGACCCAGTCCAAAGAGAGCGCGCTGAGTCCCAGTGCAAAGCAGCGTCTGGAGGAGATTAGTAATCTTGAACTGGAAGGGATCAATGGGGGAAACAAATCCAGTGCTAGAACCCGATCCAATTTAAGTCCCATGAGACGAGTATCCAAAAAGAATTTAGAAGCCTGGGGCGAGCAGACCGAAGAAACTCCCACGGAGGGGGCGAACGTATCTGTCGAGTCCATCGATGAGTATGCGTACCCCGATTACAGGGGCAAGGGCTGCATGGATGAGACAGGTTTTGTGTTCGCCATAGGGGAGAAATTTACTCCGGGACCATCTACGTGTCCCTGCTTGTGCACCGACGAAGGTCCTTTTTGCGCCCAGCCTGATTGTCCGAAACTTCACCCCCGTTGCCTGCGTGTTGACACTAGCCAGTGTTGTCCACAgtgcaaagaaaagaaaaactacTGTGAATTCAGAGGGAAGATATACTCATCTTTGGAGGAGTTTAAG GTGTCTTCGTGTGAGAAGTGCCGTTGTGAGCCAAGCGGAGAGGTTTTGTGTTCGGTGTCAGCTTGCCCACAGACAGATTGCGTTGATCCAGAATATGAGCCCGACCAGTGCTGCCCAGTGTGCAAGAGCG GGCCAAACTGCTATGCGGACATGGCTGTGATCCCGGCCGGCCGAGAGGTCAAGATCAACGCATGCACCATCTGCTACTGCACATACGAGGAGGGCACCTGGCGTATCGAGCGGCAGGCCACCTGCAGCAAGAATGAGTGCCAGCCGAGCTAA